One stretch of Chiloscyllium plagiosum isolate BGI_BamShark_2017 chromosome 17, ASM401019v2, whole genome shotgun sequence DNA includes these proteins:
- the LOC122558700 gene encoding probable G-protein coupled receptor 139 isoform X1 yields MELTQTRMIFYPILATVAVPANLLVILILLRGKCGLALCITCYLVAMASADLTVILTDVILKQIIPLYSTDPIAENITLCGLIDCLTHAATDLTVWFTVAFTFDRFVAICCQKLKTKYCTWRTAVVIIGTVTILSCLKNIPWYYRYDPVYLFFIPLFCMVKFSYYTSPLWKTFSLFHSLTTPLLPFVLIAFLNALTVRNILLASKARRRLRGQGDKENQNDPEMENRRKSILLLFSISASFILLWMTQAVYTIHERITLNHIIDRLLKNRLPFVIGYIGPMLQLLSSCSNTCIYVVTQSKFREDLKNVLIYPFLLVQLLVK; encoded by the coding sequence CTAACCTATTAGTGATTCTGATCCTACTGCGTGGAAAGTGTGGTCTCGCCCTATGTATCACCTGCTATCTGGTGGCTATGGCATCAGCTGATTTAACTGTTATTCTCACTGATGTGATCCTGAAGCAGATTATTCCACTTTATTCAACAGATCCAATTGCAGAAAACATCACCCTGTGTGGTCTCATTGACTGCCTCACTCATGCAGCCACAGACCTTACTGTCTGGTTCACAGTAGCTtttacctttgatcgatttgtggccatttgttgtcagaagctgaaaactaaatattgtaCCTGGAGAACTGCAGTGGTGATTATCGGAACAGTGACTATCCTGAGCTGTCTGAAGAATATCCCTTGGTATTATCGATATGATCCTGTTTATCTATTTTTCATACCTCTGTTTTGTATGGTTAAATTCAGCTACTACACCTCACCCCTGTGGAAAACATTCAGTTTATTTCACAGTCTGACTACCCCACTACTCCCATTCGTTCTGATTGCgttcctcaatgctctgactgtccGGAATATTTTGCTGGCGAGTAAAGCTCGCAGGAGGTTGCGGGGTCAGGGTGATAAGGAGAACCAGAATGATCCAGAAATGGAGAACCGCAGGAAGTCTATCCTCCTCCTCTTCAGTATCTCTGCCAGCTTCATATTACTGTGGATGACACAAGCTGTGTACACCATTCACGAGCGAATTACATTAAACCACATCATTGATCGGCTTCTCAAAAACCGCCTTCCATTTGTTATTGGGTACATCGGGCcgatgctgcagctcctcagctcctgCAGCAACACCTGTATTTATGTCGTGACCCAGAGCAaattcagagaggatttgaagaATGTGCTCATTTATCCCTTTCTCCTTGTTCAGCTGCTAGTGAAATAA
- the LOC122558700 gene encoding probable G-protein coupled receptor 139 isoform X2, protein MASADLTVILTDVILKQIIPLYSTDPIAENITLCGLIDCLTHAATDLTVWFTVAFTFDRFVAICCQKLKTKYCTWRTAVVIIGTVTILSCLKNIPWYYRYDPVYLFFIPLFCMVKFSYYTSPLWKTFSLFHSLTTPLLPFVLIAFLNALTVRNILLASKARRRLRGQGDKENQNDPEMENRRKSILLLFSISASFILLWMTQAVYTIHERITLNHIIDRLLKNRLPFVIGYIGPMLQLLSSCSNTCIYVVTQSKFREDLKNVLIYPFLLVQLLVK, encoded by the coding sequence ATGGCATCAGCTGATTTAACTGTTATTCTCACTGATGTGATCCTGAAGCAGATTATTCCACTTTATTCAACAGATCCAATTGCAGAAAACATCACCCTGTGTGGTCTCATTGACTGCCTCACTCATGCAGCCACAGACCTTACTGTCTGGTTCACAGTAGCTtttacctttgatcgatttgtggccatttgttgtcagaagctgaaaactaaatattgtaCCTGGAGAACTGCAGTGGTGATTATCGGAACAGTGACTATCCTGAGCTGTCTGAAGAATATCCCTTGGTATTATCGATATGATCCTGTTTATCTATTTTTCATACCTCTGTTTTGTATGGTTAAATTCAGCTACTACACCTCACCCCTGTGGAAAACATTCAGTTTATTTCACAGTCTGACTACCCCACTACTCCCATTCGTTCTGATTGCgttcctcaatgctctgactgtccGGAATATTTTGCTGGCGAGTAAAGCTCGCAGGAGGTTGCGGGGTCAGGGTGATAAGGAGAACCAGAATGATCCAGAAATGGAGAACCGCAGGAAGTCTATCCTCCTCCTCTTCAGTATCTCTGCCAGCTTCATATTACTGTGGATGACACAAGCTGTGTACACCATTCACGAGCGAATTACATTAAACCACATCATTGATCGGCTTCTCAAAAACCGCCTTCCATTTGTTATTGGGTACATCGGGCcgatgctgcagctcctcagctcctgCAGCAACACCTGTATTTATGTCGTGACCCAGAGCAaattcagagaggatttgaagaATGTGCTCATTTATCCCTTTCTCCTTGTTCAGCTGCTAGTGAAATAA